A stretch of Pyrenophora tritici-repentis strain M4 chromosome 7, whole genome shotgun sequence DNA encodes these proteins:
- a CDS encoding Fungal Zn binuclear cluster domain containing protein: MAYESSALRSTILSMAVNHLATSSNDSSLYQQGYRHQHNAIRDLQRMIQDPEDMNLEPALATVMMMQVSSRLFDDDDEAHVANHLTGAKAMIARRGGSGAAAIGGETWLTSSSARFLTSLFAYHDILSSVSRSSQPLLDHTTDFFPAIEGEQNLKSIADVLLVVARISHLQHVIKMRRAASPSSPPLTEEENTVGGCIQQALLSMDFTITVSNQQEDELAKSDIVATAEAYRHAAFIYLYRTWLDIGAPNPISMEHISQCLLHLQRVDVSSPLTAAHMWPLFTAGCEAVGESQRAFVRSRFEKLWLAKRFPSLRRVARDVEIVWEAKDRERGVKGEGGMAKVDCIQVILRGRGREVGLA; encoded by the coding sequence ATGGCATACGAATCTTCTGCACTACGATCCACGATCCTTTCAATGGCAGTAAATCATCTCGCAACCAGCTCAAACGACTCATCGCTGTACCAACAAGGCTACCGCCACCAACACAATGCTATCCGCGACCTTCAACGTATGATCCAAGACCCAGAGGATATGAACCTCGAACCCGCCCTTGCCACAGTCATGATGATGCAAGTATCATCACGTCTAttcgacgacgacgacgaagcACACGTAGCGAACCACCTGACCGGCGCCAAAGCCATGATAGCACGACGTGGCGGCAGCGGAGCAGCAGCAATAGGAGGAGAAACGTGGCTCACCTCCTCAAGCGCCCGTTTCCTAACCAGCCTCTTCGCATACCACGACATTCTCTCCTCCGTCTCACGCAGTTCTCAACCCCTACTAGACCACACCACCGACTTCTTCCCCGCCATCGAAGGCGAGCAAAACCTCAAGTCTATCGCTGACGTCTTACTCGTCGTAGCGCGTATCAGCCACTTACAACATGTGATAAAAATGCGGCGAGCAGCTTCGCCTTCTAGTCCACCATTGACGGAAGAGGAAAATACAGTAGGGGGGTGTATACAACAAGCACTACTGTCTATGGATTTTACTATCACAGTTTCAAACCAGCAAGAAGACGAGCTTGCAAAGTCCGATATCGTCGCAACGGCCGAAGCATACCGCCACGCAGCCTTCATCTACCTCTACCGCACATGGCTTGATATCGGCGCTCCCAATCCCATTTCTATGGAACATATATCGCAATGTCTGCTCCACTTGCAACGCGTCGACGTGTCTTCTCCGCTTACGGCAGCGCATATGTGGCCGCTTTTTACCGCGGGCTGCGAGGCCGTTGGCGAGAGTCAGCGGGCTTTCGTGAGAAGCAGGTTTGAGAAGTTATGGTTGGCAAAGAGGTTTCCCAGTTTGAGAAGGGTGGCAAGGGATGTGGAGATTGTGTGGGAGGCGAAAGATAGGGAGAGGGGGGTGAAGGGTGAAGGGGGTATGGCGAAGGTGGATTGTATTCAGGTTATTCtgagggggagggggagggaGGTAGGACTTGCTTGA
- a CDS encoding putative 3'-5' exonuclease-helicase (Wrn), whose amino-acid sequence MQKRKPEASCLQTSGFSSSSRLLDLQEFLSPVVSSDFNEGKTKVFYSCSKRDSELAARHFLTRLLPIVAFDMQWAEDDCSKEALQKKVGLIQIATEDKVALFHLGIHPGKTSQDIIAPSLKRLIEDPKIAKVGIDIWNGHSSRLNRWFGLNPKGIVECSHLYRLVKFGRSEPKLVTTQPVSFEDQILDQLGLILGTGNSQCSFLGGTLKREEKDRAARKAYVINRLYRAMDKKRSDMRPSPPMPIYAECYPDGKMSSDDPVLLDAGNGTTTTAERFFYKNLATSSLIRKISSSSHSPFDAFDDDLSTATSRTEPNTNKSSDPFSLKYPDYNLLPRGGRTFSMDRNQPTTVTKPDPTFPPDRDSTPSILSQRAYIKYQKVHQHSSRRSRNSPSRLPQRSIFQNQKGRFRPLPRPRTIPSILPLRAYSQKYKVPHYVPSPPSNQSHPSSEY is encoded by the coding sequence ATGCAGAAACGCAAGCCCGAAGCCTCATGTCTCCAAACTAGTGGCTtctcgtcgtcgtcgcgctTGCTGGATTTACAGGAATTTTTGAGTCCCGTGGTATCCAGCGATTTCAACGAAGGCAAAACCAAAGTCTTTTACAGCTGTAGTAAGCGCGACTCAGAACTCGCTGCCCGACACTTCCTAACCCGACTATTACCAATCGTTGCATTTGATATGCAATGGGCTGAGGACGACTGCTCAAAAGAAGCTCTGCAAAAAAAAGTCGGGCTGATACAAATTGCTACCGAGGATAAGGTTGCCCTGTTTCATCTTGGGATACATCCAGGGAAGACGAGCCAGGACATTATCGCGCCTTCATTGAAACGCCTGATCGAAGATCCGAAGATTGCAAAAGTAGGCATTGATATTTGGAATGGCCACTCTTCTAGACTGAATCGCTGGTTCGGACTCAACCCAAAGGGCATTGTAGAATGTAGTCACCTATACCGGCTGGTCAAGTTTGGCCGGTCGGAACCCAAGCTGGTAACCACTCAGCCTGTGAGCTTTGAAGATCAGATCCTAGATCAACTCGGGCTTATCTTGGGAACGGGAAACTCTCAATGCAGTTTTTTGGGCGGGACGCTCAAAAGAGAGGAAAAGGATCGTGCGGCTCGCAAAGCATATGTAATAAATCGGCTCTACAGGGCCATGGATAAAAAGCGAAGTGATATGAGGCCTAGTCCACCAATGCCGATATACGCAGAATGCTACCCAGATGGCAAGATGTCGTCAGATGATCCAGTACTGCTGGACGCCGGCAATGGTACCACTACAACGGCAGAAAGGTTCTTCTATAAGAACCTAGCGACGAGTTCACTCATACGCAAAATATCTTCCAGCTCACACTCACCCTTTGACGCTTTTGACGACGACCTTTCCACCGCCACCTCAAGAACAGAACCAAACACCAACAAATCCAGCGACCCCTTCTCCCTCAAATACCCAGACTACAACCTCTTACCCCGTGGCGGCCGAACCTTTAGCATGGACCGCAATCAACCAACAACCGTAACAAAACCCGACCCCACTTTCCCACCCGACCGCGACTCAACCCCCAGCATTCTCTCACAACGAGCCTACATTAAATATCAAAAAGTTCATCAGCACTCCTCCCGTCGTTCGCGCAATAGTCCCAGCCGCCTACCGCAACGATCGATTTTCCAGAACCAAAAAGGTCGATTCCGACCCCTTCCCCGACCTCGAACCATCCCCAGCATCCTCCCATTACGAGCGTACAGTCAAAAGTACAAAGTACCCCACTACGTTCCCTCCCCCCCGTCGAACCAGTCCCATCCTTCCAGCGAGTATTAA